Proteins found in one Pectobacterium atrosepticum genomic segment:
- a CDS encoding 2-hydroxyacid dehydrogenase: MNSNQGAMMLKITFLDKGSLPETIFLKKTSFRRPQCRHEWIEYSHTSPDQVIARAKDTHVIITNKTLLTRETLAALPALKLIAVTATGTDNIDLAAAKELGITVKNVPGYSTQAVSEHVIAMMFALKHSIMAWYRDQLSDRWASQSQFSYFDHPVKDIAGSTLGIIGAGTIGREVARLALALGMKVIFAEHRGVSLCRAGYLPFEEVLRLADVISLNCPLNASTQHLINSETLALCKPTAFIINTARGGLIDERALAAVLLQRGIAGAALDCLTQEPPEKDNPLMVAAKTLPNLLITPHISWTSASSLQLLMEKTIENIDEYVQQNGHR, encoded by the coding sequence ATGAATAGCAACCAGGGCGCGATGATGTTAAAAATTACCTTTTTGGATAAAGGCTCACTGCCTGAAACCATTTTCCTGAAAAAGACGAGTTTTAGGCGTCCACAATGCCGCCATGAATGGATTGAATATAGCCATACCTCACCCGATCAAGTTATCGCCCGAGCAAAAGACACCCACGTTATCATCACAAATAAAACGCTATTAACGCGCGAGACCTTAGCCGCGTTGCCTGCGCTGAAGCTGATTGCTGTGACAGCAACAGGAACCGACAATATCGATCTTGCGGCTGCTAAAGAACTGGGGATCACGGTCAAAAACGTACCGGGCTACTCGACGCAAGCCGTGTCCGAGCACGTTATTGCCATGATGTTCGCGCTGAAGCACAGCATTATGGCATGGTACCGCGATCAATTGAGCGATCGCTGGGCCAGCCAGTCGCAATTTTCTTACTTTGATCATCCGGTCAAGGATATCGCAGGCTCTACGCTTGGCATCATCGGTGCAGGGACGATTGGACGGGAAGTTGCACGTCTTGCTCTGGCGCTGGGGATGAAGGTGATTTTTGCCGAGCACAGAGGGGTATCACTGTGTCGTGCTGGGTATCTGCCGTTTGAGGAGGTTCTGCGGCTGGCTGATGTGATTTCACTCAACTGCCCGCTAAATGCGAGTACGCAGCATCTGATTAATTCAGAGACGCTCGCGTTGTGTAAGCCAACCGCGTTTATTATTAACACCGCCAGAGGCGGGTTAATTGACGAGCGCGCGTTGGCAGCGGTATTGCTCCAGCGTGGCATTGCTGGCGCAGCGCTAGACTGTCTGACGCAGGAGCCGCCGGAAAAAGACAATCCGTTGATGGTTGCGGCGAAAACCCTACCTAATCTTCTGATTACTCCGCATATCTCCTGGACGTCCGCCTCATCGCTGCAATTGTTGATGGAAAAGACGATTGAAAATATTGATGAGTATGTTCAGCAGAACGGACATAGATAA
- a CDS encoding LysR family transcriptional regulator: protein MHITLRQLEVFAEVLKSGSTTQASVVLSLSQSAVSAALADLEGQLGVQLFDRVGKRLVVNEHGRLLYPKALALLEQSIEIEQLFRRDNGALRIYASSTIGNYLLPAMIARYRHDYPEIPLELHVGNTQDVITRVSEFSVDLGLIEGPCHHPHLITQPWLEDELVVFCSPEYPLSRGTVSLAALADAHWILRERGSGTREVLDHLLLTHLSHFHLVMELGNSEAIKHAVRHGIGISCLSRHVIAEQLASGSLVELKVPLPKLTRTLYLVHHRQKHLSNVLQRFLSYCCEMP, encoded by the coding sequence ATGCATATCACGTTACGTCAACTGGAAGTCTTTGCCGAAGTCCTGAAAAGTGGTTCAACGACACAGGCCTCCGTTGTGCTTTCACTTTCTCAATCGGCAGTCAGCGCTGCTCTGGCGGATTTAGAAGGGCAGCTGGGTGTTCAACTTTTCGACCGCGTGGGTAAACGTCTGGTTGTTAATGAGCATGGCCGCCTGCTGTACCCCAAGGCGCTGGCATTGCTTGAACAGTCGATAGAAATTGAGCAGCTCTTCCGGCGTGATAATGGAGCACTGCGTATTTATGCCAGCAGTACTATTGGCAACTATCTATTGCCTGCGATGATTGCCCGCTATCGCCATGACTACCCTGAAATTCCGCTGGAACTGCATGTCGGCAATACGCAAGATGTGATCACCCGCGTGTCTGAATTTAGTGTCGATTTGGGCTTGATCGAAGGCCCTTGCCATCACCCTCATTTAATTACGCAGCCCTGGCTGGAAGATGAACTGGTGGTATTTTGTTCTCCCGAGTATCCGCTCAGCCGGGGGACGGTATCATTAGCGGCGCTGGCGGATGCCCACTGGATCCTGCGTGAGCGCGGTTCAGGCACGCGTGAAGTGCTGGATCATCTGTTGTTGACGCACCTGTCACATTTCCATCTGGTGATGGAATTAGGTAATTCGGAGGCAATTAAACATGCGGTTCGCCATGGAATTGGTATCAGTTGCCTGTCACGGCATGTGATTGCTGAACAGCTGGCGTCAGGCTCGTTGGTGGAATTGAAGGTGCCGTTGCCTAAACTCACGCGGACGCTGTATTTGGTACACCACCGACAGAAACATCTTTCAAATGTGTTACAGCGTTTCCTGAGTTATTGCTGTGAAATGCCATAG
- a CDS encoding YeiH family putative sulfate export transporter: MALPATLQAIAPPNGAKARLPGLLLVSLITFSLLWLANIPKIAHWGPGSLTLAILTGIVLGNSVYPRIHPLCDPGVQWAKQHLLRWGIILYGFRLSFQQVAAVGFTGIAVDLTVVTLTFLLACWIGKRWLKLDNETVILIGAGSSICGAAAIMATAPVVKAAGNTIAVAVSTVVIFGTTAMFLYPWLYQLNLEHQWIEATPQIVGLYFGSTIHEVAQAVAAGHAVDGATENIAVISKMLRVMMLAPFLLILGFFLKKNTQKRDAEDAVPLMFPWFALGFIAVAAFNSFPLLSPTLVTQLVQLDNVLLTMAMVALGLTTQFSAIRQAGAKPLLLALILFIWLVIGGAGINLFFEHLFS, encoded by the coding sequence ATGGCTCTTCCTGCGACATTACAAGCGATAGCACCACCCAATGGAGCAAAAGCGCGATTACCTGGCCTGTTGTTAGTAAGTTTAATAACTTTTTCACTTCTCTGGCTGGCAAATATTCCGAAAATCGCCCACTGGGGACCCGGCTCACTGACATTAGCGATCCTAACTGGGATCGTGCTGGGGAATAGCGTTTATCCGCGAATTCATCCTCTGTGCGATCCCGGTGTGCAGTGGGCCAAGCAGCACTTACTCCGCTGGGGCATCATACTTTATGGTTTTCGTCTCAGCTTTCAGCAAGTTGCTGCCGTCGGCTTTACGGGTATCGCCGTCGATCTTACCGTCGTCACGCTAACATTTTTGCTCGCCTGTTGGATTGGCAAGCGCTGGCTGAAGCTCGACAATGAGACGGTGATTCTCATCGGTGCTGGCAGCAGCATCTGCGGTGCGGCGGCGATAATGGCAACAGCCCCCGTTGTTAAAGCCGCTGGCAATACTATTGCCGTCGCGGTTTCCACCGTGGTGATCTTCGGTACGACAGCCATGTTTTTGTATCCGTGGCTCTATCAACTCAATCTCGAACATCAGTGGATTGAAGCTACACCGCAGATCGTCGGCCTGTATTTTGGTTCAACAATACATGAAGTCGCTCAGGCCGTTGCCGCTGGGCATGCCGTTGATGGCGCGACGGAAAACATCGCCGTTATCAGCAAAATGCTGCGCGTGATGATGCTGGCACCTTTCCTTCTCATACTCGGGTTCTTCCTGAAAAAAAACACGCAAAAACGTGATGCAGAAGACGCTGTTCCACTGATGTTCCCGTGGTTTGCCTTGGGATTCATTGCCGTGGCCGCCTTCAATTCTTTCCCGCTACTTTCTCCGACACTCGTCACCCAGTTAGTTCAACTTGATAATGTACTACTGACGATGGCGATGGTGGCGTTAGGCCTGACTACCCAATTCAGCGCCATCCGTCAGGCAGGAGCAAAACCGCTACTGCTGGCACTTATTCTGTTTATCTGGCTGGTGATCGGTGGTGCGGGAATCAACCTGTTCTTCGAACACTTATTCAGCTAA
- a CDS encoding amino acid permease gives MAQHDIQQTTQGAPTLRRELKARHLTMIAIGGSIGTGLFVASGATVSQAGPGGALLSYALIGLMVYFLMTSLGELAAFMPVSGSFSTYGSRYVEEGFGFALGWNYWYNWAVTIAVDLVAAQLVMGYWFPEVSGWIWSALFLALMFLLNYISVKGFGEAEYWFSLIKVTTVIIFIAVGVMMITGIMSGAENAGFHNWEIGDAPFAGGFSAMIGVAMIVGFSFQGTELIGVAAGESQEPSKNIPRAIRQVFWRILLFYIFAILIISLIIPYTDPNLLRNDVKDITVSPFTLVFENAGLLSAAAVMNAVILTAVLSAGNSGMYASTRMLFTLASEGKAPRIFAKLSKGGVPRNALYATTVVAALCFLSSLYGNQTVYLWLLNTSGMTGFIAWLGIAISHYRFRRGYVMQGHDLNRLPYQSRFFPLGPIFAFVLCLIITLGQNYQAFLQDNIDWYGVTATYIGIPLFLLIWFGYKLYRGTGFIKYQDMTFPDHKD, from the coding sequence ATGGCTCAGCACGATATTCAACAAACTACACAGGGCGCACCGACCCTGCGCCGTGAACTGAAAGCGCGGCATTTAACGATGATCGCCATTGGCGGATCGATTGGTACCGGGTTATTTGTCGCTTCTGGTGCGACGGTTTCACAAGCGGGTCCCGGTGGTGCACTCCTGTCTTATGCCCTGATTGGGCTGATGGTTTACTTCCTGATGACGAGCCTAGGCGAACTGGCGGCATTCATGCCAGTTTCTGGTTCATTTTCTACCTACGGATCTCGCTATGTTGAGGAAGGTTTCGGCTTCGCATTGGGCTGGAACTATTGGTACAACTGGGCGGTGACCATTGCGGTCGATCTGGTCGCTGCGCAACTGGTGATGGGATATTGGTTCCCTGAAGTCTCCGGCTGGATCTGGAGCGCTTTGTTTCTGGCGCTGATGTTCCTACTTAATTACATTTCCGTGAAAGGGTTTGGCGAAGCCGAGTATTGGTTCTCACTGATTAAAGTGACGACGGTCATTATTTTCATTGCTGTGGGTGTGATGATGATTACGGGCATCATGAGCGGTGCGGAAAATGCTGGATTCCACAACTGGGAGATTGGCGATGCACCGTTTGCTGGTGGCTTCTCCGCCATGATCGGCGTGGCGATGATCGTGGGTTTTTCTTTCCAGGGAACGGAACTGATCGGTGTGGCTGCTGGGGAGTCCCAGGAACCGAGCAAAAACATTCCGCGTGCCATCCGTCAGGTTTTCTGGCGTATCCTGCTGTTTTACATCTTCGCGATTCTGATTATCAGCTTAATCATTCCGTATACCGATCCGAACCTGCTGCGTAATGATGTGAAAGACATTACGGTGAGTCCGTTCACGCTGGTGTTTGAGAATGCGGGTCTGTTGTCTGCCGCTGCGGTCATGAATGCGGTCATCTTGACGGCGGTGTTGTCGGCGGGTAACTCCGGGATGTACGCCTCTACACGTATGCTGTTTACGCTGGCATCGGAAGGTAAAGCGCCGCGTATTTTCGCTAAGCTGTCAAAAGGGGGTGTGCCACGTAATGCGCTGTATGCAACAACCGTGGTGGCTGCGCTGTGTTTCCTGTCTTCTCTGTATGGTAACCAAACGGTTTATCTGTGGTTGTTGAATACCTCGGGAATGACCGGCTTTATTGCTTGGCTAGGGATCGCGATCAGCCATTACCGTTTCCGTCGCGGCTATGTTATGCAAGGCCACGATCTGAACCGTCTGCCTTATCAGTCGCGTTTCTTCCCGTTAGGGCCGATCTTCGCCTTTGTGCTCTGCCTGATCATCACATTGGGGCAGAATTATCAGGCGTTTCTGCAAGACAACATCGACTGGTATGGCGTCACGGCAACCTACATCGGCATTCCGTTGTTCCTGCTGATTTGGTTCGGCTATAAGCTGTATCGTGGAACGGGCTTCATCAAGTATCAGGATATGACGTTCCCGGATCATAAAGACTAA
- a CDS encoding ABC transporter permease, whose amino-acid sequence MSHPLSSNGAIPFRHHVFEFLYKWGMLITVVALIALFGLASENFLDPYNIINILRSIAIVTVIAIGVSISLSVGGFDLSVGSTASLANALVISLFVWHGFGTTGAIVLTLLLCTLVGLFNAFLIVVLKIPDMLATLASLFVIQGVAMTYSYGGSITQNMVLPSGEMAEGVIPEFFATLGQVPVIVVIMLAVTVLVQLYLSLTKHGRRMYAIGGNPEAARLAGIRTARYRVQAYVFSSLLAALGGILLASRIGSSQVNAGGGYLMDAVAAAYIGFSLAGSGKPNALGTLLGAVILGVLQNGLVMLSVPYYAMDIIKGLVLALALAMTYIQKR is encoded by the coding sequence GTGAGTCACCCACTTTCATCTAACGGGGCGATCCCCTTCCGTCACCACGTTTTCGAGTTTCTCTATAAGTGGGGCATGCTGATCACGGTCGTCGCACTGATTGCACTTTTTGGACTCGCGTCGGAAAATTTTCTCGACCCGTATAACATCATCAATATTTTGCGTTCTATCGCCATCGTCACGGTGATTGCGATTGGCGTCTCCATTTCACTGTCCGTTGGCGGGTTTGACCTTTCCGTGGGATCAACGGCATCGTTGGCCAACGCTCTGGTTATCTCCCTCTTTGTCTGGCATGGGTTCGGCACCACTGGCGCGATTGTTTTGACGCTCCTGCTGTGTACGCTGGTCGGGCTATTCAACGCTTTTCTCATCGTTGTGCTGAAGATTCCCGATATGCTGGCGACGCTCGCCAGTCTGTTCGTCATTCAGGGCGTGGCGATGACGTACAGCTATGGCGGTTCCATCACGCAGAACATGGTGTTGCCCAGTGGTGAAATGGCAGAAGGTGTCATTCCTGAGTTCTTTGCCACGCTAGGTCAGGTGCCGGTGATTGTTGTCATTATGCTGGCGGTGACGGTACTGGTGCAGTTGTATCTGTCCCTTACCAAGCACGGTCGCCGGATGTATGCCATCGGCGGCAACCCAGAAGCCGCTCGACTGGCGGGCATTCGCACAGCGCGTTATCGGGTACAGGCGTATGTATTCTCTTCCTTACTCGCAGCGCTGGGCGGCATCCTACTCGCATCACGCATCGGTTCTTCACAGGTCAATGCTGGGGGCGGCTATTTAATGGATGCTGTTGCTGCGGCATATATCGGTTTCTCACTGGCGGGATCCGGTAAGCCGAATGCGCTGGGTACACTGCTCGGTGCCGTCATTCTTGGCGTCTTGCAGAATGGTCTTGTGATGCTCTCCGTGCCTTATTACGCCATGGATATCATCAAAGGTCTGGTTCTCGCGCTCGCGTTGGCAATGACGTATATCCAGAAACGCTGA
- the fruA gene encoding PTS fructose transporter subunit IIBC: MKTLLILDKSLGLARSQLVKNLLGAAAAKAGVTFTEHANDAELAIVLGASAAADSALNGKQVYVGDIELAVSQPEAFWAKAQAEATAYQAVASASVQPPVAAKRIVAITACPTGVAHTFMAAEAIESEAKKRGWWVKVETRGSVGAGNTITPEEVEQADLVIVAADIEVDLAKFAGKKMYRTSTGLALKKTAQELDKAQAEAKVYQSSGQAGASSASESGQKGGAGPYRHLLTGVSYMLPMVVAGGLCIALSFVFGIEAFKQEGTLAAALMKIGGGSAFALMVPVLAGYIAFSIADRPGLTPGLVGGMLAVSTGAGFLGGIIAGFLAGYIARAINNKLTLPQSLTALKPILIIPLFATLITGLIMIYVVGTPVAKILTGLTGWLQSMGTANAVILGAILGAMMCTDMGGPVNKVAYVFGTTLLSSQIYAPMAAVMAAGMVPPLAMGLATVLASKKFNPTEREGGKAAFVLGLCFISEGAIPYAARDPMRVLPCCIIGGALTGALSMAVGAKLMAPHGGLFVLLIPGAITPVIGYLLAIIAGTAVAGVLYALLKRSDEQLAKAA, translated from the coding sequence ATGAAAACGCTGCTGATTTTGGATAAATCACTGGGCCTGGCGAGAAGCCAACTAGTGAAGAACCTACTCGGCGCTGCCGCTGCGAAAGCAGGGGTGACGTTTACAGAACACGCTAACGATGCTGAACTGGCGATCGTTCTGGGTGCATCCGCTGCGGCGGACAGCGCACTGAATGGCAAGCAGGTTTATGTCGGTGATATCGAACTGGCTGTTTCGCAGCCGGAAGCCTTTTGGGCGAAAGCGCAGGCTGAAGCAACGGCGTATCAGGCCGTCGCGTCAGCTTCCGTTCAGCCACCCGTTGCAGCCAAGCGTATTGTTGCGATAACGGCGTGCCCGACTGGCGTCGCGCATACGTTTATGGCGGCAGAAGCGATTGAAAGCGAAGCAAAAAAACGCGGCTGGTGGGTTAAGGTTGAAACACGCGGATCCGTTGGCGCAGGTAATACGATTACCCCAGAAGAAGTGGAACAGGCCGATCTGGTGATCGTCGCTGCGGATATTGAAGTCGATCTGGCGAAGTTTGCCGGTAAGAAGATGTATCGCACGTCGACGGGTCTGGCACTGAAAAAGACGGCGCAAGAATTAGATAAAGCGCAGGCTGAGGCTAAAGTGTATCAGTCATCCGGGCAAGCTGGCGCGTCAAGCGCGAGCGAGTCTGGTCAGAAAGGCGGAGCAGGCCCGTATCGTCACCTGCTGACCGGCGTGTCTTACATGCTGCCTATGGTGGTGGCGGGCGGCCTGTGTATCGCACTGTCGTTTGTCTTTGGTATTGAAGCCTTTAAACAGGAAGGTACGCTGGCAGCAGCGCTGATGAAGATCGGCGGCGGTTCTGCCTTTGCGCTGATGGTGCCGGTGTTGGCAGGCTATATCGCTTTCTCCATTGCGGATCGTCCGGGTTTAACGCCGGGTCTGGTTGGCGGGATGTTGGCGGTGAGTACAGGTGCGGGCTTCCTCGGCGGTATCATTGCCGGTTTCCTTGCGGGTTACATTGCCAGAGCAATCAACAATAAATTGACTCTGCCGCAAAGTTTGACTGCGCTAAAACCGATCCTGATCATTCCGCTGTTCGCTACCTTGATCACCGGTCTTATCATGATTTACGTCGTCGGTACCCCGGTGGCGAAAATCCTGACTGGCCTGACTGGCTGGCTGCAATCTATGGGCACGGCGAATGCGGTGATTCTGGGGGCGATTCTGGGTGCGATGATGTGTACGGATATGGGCGGCCCGGTTAACAAAGTGGCCTACGTTTTCGGTACCACCTTACTCAGTAGCCAGATTTACGCGCCGATGGCAGCTGTCATGGCTGCGGGTATGGTGCCACCGTTGGCGATGGGTCTGGCAACCGTGCTGGCAAGCAAGAAATTTAACCCGACCGAACGTGAAGGCGGCAAAGCAGCGTTTGTGCTGGGCCTGTGCTTTATTTCCGAAGGGGCGATTCCTTACGCCGCGCGTGATCCAATGCGCGTTCTGCCTTGCTGTATCATTGGTGGTGCACTGACCGGTGCACTGTCTATGGCGGTGGGTGCTAAGTTAATGGCACCACACGGTGGTCTGTTCGTACTGTTGATTCCTGGTGCGATTACCCCGGTCATTGGCTATCTGTTAGCGATCATTGCGGGAACGGCGGTAGCTGGTGTGCTGTATGCACTGCTGAAACGCTCTGATGAGCAACTGGCGAAAGCGGCATAA
- a CDS encoding TonB-dependent receptor, producing MAINIRKSVALALVTMATTPVIAAQDDTMVVTASGYEQKITEAAASISVVGHDELTKRKYNDLGEALSDVEGVDVRSSTGKTGGLDISIRGMPSDYTLILVDGIRQNGSSDVTPNGFGTMNTGFIPPLAAIERIEVIRGPMSTLYGSDAMGGVVNIITKKASKEWVGNITLDHTFQEDRDYGDASKFSIYSSGALIEDKLGLALRGNILRRDASEVSSSSTGQELSMRGPNPVKSDNYLLGGKLSWLLDSRNTLWLDGEVSNQKYDNKEEQLGALGAGTAARGGGYEDTLRYERRKVTLGSDNQLDFGTWNSSLSFNQTENKGRLIPRSTVPAGSTASGQKRELKNTNYILDTKLVSPLGDSHLVTLGGQYWNAVMKDGIVLANTGEKFEQNSWSLFAEDEWRIVDSLALTTGARYEHHEAFGGHVSPRAYLVWNALDELTIKGGVSTGYKTPSLARLHNGISGVTGQGTINTIGNPNLKPEESVNTELGAYYEHFSGFSTNATLFHNRFRNKIDSYEIDTVTSSYRNIGKANTQGLELGSTIPLWSDNWTLNVNYTFTDSEQKGGENPGARLTNTPKHMANARLNWSVNEQLSTWLKAEYRGKTARFTENYDQLSDANKVVHDNLGSDFKSFTVVNLGGSYKISKDVTLNGSVNNLLDKDFTKTYVLPVGTGTTTAGDYFTSSQVTTGSVVPGRNYWVSVNVNF from the coding sequence ATGGCAATAAATATAAGAAAATCGGTGGCATTGGCGCTGGTTACAATGGCAACGACACCCGTTATCGCCGCACAGGACGATACGATGGTTGTGACGGCTTCGGGTTATGAACAAAAAATCACCGAAGCGGCCGCGAGTATTTCGGTTGTTGGTCATGATGAACTGACTAAACGTAAATATAACGATCTTGGTGAAGCACTCAGTGACGTAGAAGGAGTTGATGTACGAAGCTCAACGGGTAAAACAGGTGGCCTAGACATCAGCATTCGCGGTATGCCAAGTGACTATACGCTGATTCTGGTTGATGGTATTCGCCAGAACGGCTCATCAGATGTCACGCCGAATGGGTTTGGTACAATGAACACCGGCTTTATTCCACCGTTGGCGGCGATAGAGCGTATTGAAGTTATCCGCGGGCCGATGTCAACGTTATATGGTTCTGATGCGATGGGTGGCGTGGTAAATATCATCACCAAAAAAGCGTCGAAAGAGTGGGTCGGAAATATCACTCTGGATCATACTTTTCAGGAGGACAGAGACTATGGTGACGCGTCCAAGTTCTCGATTTATTCCAGCGGTGCGTTGATCGAAGACAAACTGGGGCTCGCCCTGCGCGGCAACATCTTACGCCGCGATGCATCAGAAGTTAGTTCGTCCTCAACCGGACAGGAGCTCAGTATGCGTGGTCCGAATCCAGTTAAGTCTGACAATTACCTTTTGGGTGGTAAGTTATCCTGGCTGCTGGATAGTCGTAATACCCTGTGGCTGGATGGTGAAGTCTCCAACCAGAAATATGATAACAAGGAAGAACAACTCGGTGCGCTGGGAGCTGGTACTGCGGCTCGGGGCGGCGGTTATGAAGATACACTGCGTTATGAGCGTCGCAAGGTTACGCTGGGTAGCGATAATCAGCTCGATTTTGGTACATGGAATTCGAGCTTGTCCTTCAACCAGACAGAGAACAAGGGACGGTTGATTCCTCGTTCTACGGTGCCGGCAGGGTCAACAGCCTCAGGGCAAAAGCGCGAGCTAAAAAATACCAACTACATTCTTGATACGAAACTGGTTAGCCCACTAGGTGACAGTCATTTAGTGACGCTGGGTGGGCAGTACTGGAATGCCGTCATGAAAGATGGAATTGTTCTGGCGAATACGGGTGAGAAATTCGAACAGAATTCGTGGTCGCTCTTTGCTGAAGATGAATGGCGCATTGTTGATTCGCTAGCGTTAACCACAGGCGCTCGTTATGAGCATCATGAAGCGTTCGGTGGCCATGTTAGCCCACGTGCTTATCTCGTGTGGAATGCGTTGGATGAATTAACGATTAAAGGTGGGGTGAGCACAGGCTACAAGACGCCATCGTTGGCTCGGTTACATAACGGCATAAGTGGCGTAACGGGGCAGGGTACGATCAATACGATTGGTAACCCTAACCTGAAGCCGGAAGAAAGCGTGAATACGGAACTGGGGGCATACTATGAGCATTTTAGTGGTTTCTCTACTAACGCTACGCTTTTCCATAACCGCTTCCGTAATAAGATCGATAGTTACGAAATTGATACGGTAACGTCTAGCTATCGCAATATTGGTAAAGCGAACACGCAAGGTCTGGAGTTGGGATCGACTATCCCTCTATGGTCAGACAACTGGACGCTGAACGTGAATTACACCTTTACTGACAGCGAGCAGAAAGGCGGAGAAAATCCCGGTGCCCGTTTGACCAATACGCCTAAGCACATGGCCAATGCGCGTTTAAACTGGAGTGTGAACGAGCAGTTGAGTACCTGGCTTAAAGCGGAATATCGAGGCAAAACGGCTCGTTTCACGGAAAATTATGACCAACTCAGTGATGCAAACAAGGTTGTTCATGACAATCTTGGCTCGGATTTCAAATCATTCACCGTCGTGAACCTCGGCGGATCGTATAAGATATCCAAAGATGTAACATTGAACGGATCGGTTAATAACCTGTTGGACAAAGATTTCACCAAGACCTATGTCCTCCCGGTCGGAACGGGTACGACAACAGCGGGTGATTACTTTACATCAAGTCAGGTCACTACAGGTTCCGTAGTACCAGGTCGTAATTACTGGGTATCGGTAAACGTCAACTTCTGA
- a CDS encoding deoxyribonuclease IV, with the protein MKYIGAHVSAAGGVDQAVIRAHEIKATAFALFTKNQRQWQAAALSAEVIDRFKAACEQYAYTSAQILPHDSYLINLGHPDEEALEKSRIAFIDEMSRCQQLGLSLMNFHPGSHLKQIEVADCLARIAESINIALAETDGVTAVIENTAGQGSNLGFRFEHLAAIIDGVEDKSRVGVCIDTCHAFAGGYDLRTEADCEATFAEFDRIVGFRYLRGMHLNDAKSAFGSRVDRHHSLGEGNIGKTAFSYIMKDTRFDGIPMILETVNPDIWADEIAWLKSEAQY; encoded by the coding sequence ATGAAATACATCGGAGCGCACGTTAGCGCAGCAGGCGGTGTCGATCAGGCCGTGATTCGCGCGCATGAGATAAAGGCGACCGCTTTCGCCTTATTTACCAAGAACCAGCGCCAATGGCAGGCTGCCGCACTCAGTGCAGAGGTCATTGACCGTTTTAAAGCCGCGTGTGAACAGTACGCCTATACGTCGGCACAGATTCTGCCCCACGACAGCTATTTGATTAATTTGGGTCACCCAGACGAGGAAGCGCTGGAGAAATCACGCATCGCGTTTATTGACGAAATGTCCCGCTGCCAACAGCTTGGGCTGAGCCTGATGAACTTTCATCCCGGTAGCCATCTGAAGCAGATCGAGGTAGCGGACTGTCTGGCACGTATTGCCGAGTCCATCAACATCGCGCTGGCGGAAACGGACGGTGTCACCGCCGTAATTGAAAATACCGCCGGACAAGGCAGTAATCTGGGTTTCCGTTTTGAACATCTGGCGGCCATCATCGATGGCGTGGAAGATAAAAGCCGTGTCGGCGTCTGTATCGATACCTGCCACGCCTTCGCTGGCGGGTACGATCTGCGAACAGAAGCGGATTGCGAAGCGACCTTTGCTGAGTTCGATCGCATTGTTGGGTTCCGCTATCTACGCGGAATGCATTTGAATGATGCGAAAAGCGCGTTCGGCAGCCGAGTTGACCGACACCACAGTCTCGGAGAAGGTAATATTGGCAAAACCGCTTTCAGCTACATCATGAAAGACACCCGTTTTGACGGTATTCCGATGATTCTGGAAACAGTCAATCCCGACATCTGGGCCGACGAAATCGCCTGGCTCAAGTCTGAAGCCCAGTACTGA